Proteins found in one Lysinibacillus fusiformis genomic segment:
- the carB gene encoding carbamoyl-phosphate synthase large subunit produces the protein MPKRTDIETILVIGSGPIVIGQAAEFDYAGTQACLSLKEEGYRVILINSNPATIMTDTEIADKVYIEPITLDFVSRILRKERPDAILPTLGGQTGLNMAIELDKSGILDELGIEILGTKLDAIHKAEDRDLFRNLMYELGAPVPESDIIHNLDEAKRFVAKIGYPVIVRPAFTLGGTGGGICYNDQDLEEIVTSGLKYSPVTQCLLEKSIAGYKEIEYEVMRDAVDNAIVVCNMENVDPVGIHTGDSIVVAPTQTLSDRENQMLRNISLDIIRALKIEGGCNVQLALDPYSFNYYVIEVNPRVSRSSALASKATGYPIAKLAAKIAVGLTLDEIKNPVTGSTYACFEPALDYIVAKIPRWPFDKFESAKRNLGTQMKATGEVMALGRTFEEAMLKAVRSLETGQVHLELKHAEENSDSWIEKRIRKAGDERLFFIGEALRRGVTIEQIHEWSAIDLFFLNKFKNIVDMEQTLADNKNDKEVLRTAKRLGFADKKIAELWETTAEDLYAYRKEHGIIPVYKMVDTCAAEFESETPYFYGTYEDENESIKSEKPSVVVLGSGPIRIGQGVEFDYATVHSVWAIQEAGYEAIIINSNPETVSTDFSISDKLYFEPLTIEDVMHIIDLEQPIGVVVQFGGQTAINLADKLAANGVKILGTSLEDIDRAENRDKFEQALRELDIPQPQGETAVSTEEALVIGERLGFPVLVRPSYVLGGRAMEIVYNQEELQHYMENAVEASPDHPVLVDRYLTGQEIEVDAICDGENVLIPGIMEHIERAGVHSGDSISVYPPQKLTQVQKDTLVDYTTRLAKGLGIIGLMNIQYVISQNEVFVIEVNPRSSRTVPFLSKITNIPMANIATKAILGKSIVEQGYPTGLAAEQKGVFVKVPVFSFAKLRRVDITLGPEMKSTGEVMGKDATLEKALYKGLVAAGMEIRTEGTVLFTVSDKDKEEAIALAKRFSTVGYRIVATEGTAKAFEAAGVRTDVVGKIGAKGQTLIDLIQNGEAQLVVNTLTKGKQPARDGFRIRRESVENGVPCLTSLDTAEAMVRVIESMTFTAEEMPKAEVVH, from the coding sequence ATGCCTAAACGTACAGATATTGAAACTATTTTAGTAATCGGCTCAGGCCCAATTGTTATCGGACAAGCAGCAGAATTTGACTATGCAGGAACACAAGCTTGTCTTTCATTAAAAGAAGAGGGCTACCGCGTTATTTTAATCAACTCAAACCCTGCTACAATCATGACGGATACAGAAATTGCTGACAAAGTCTATATTGAGCCAATTACTCTTGATTTTGTATCTCGTATATTACGTAAAGAACGCCCAGACGCGATCTTACCAACACTTGGTGGTCAAACGGGTCTAAATATGGCAATCGAATTAGACAAATCAGGTATTCTAGATGAGCTTGGGATTGAAATTCTTGGTACAAAATTAGATGCAATCCATAAAGCGGAGGACCGTGATTTATTCCGTAATTTAATGTATGAGCTAGGAGCTCCAGTTCCTGAGTCTGATATTATTCATAACTTAGATGAAGCGAAAAGATTTGTGGCGAAAATTGGATACCCTGTCATTGTTCGACCTGCCTTTACACTTGGCGGTACAGGGGGCGGTATTTGCTACAACGATCAAGACTTAGAAGAGATTGTAACATCTGGTTTAAAATATTCACCTGTGACGCAATGTCTATTAGAAAAATCGATCGCTGGCTATAAAGAGATTGAATACGAAGTAATGCGTGATGCGGTTGACAATGCGATTGTCGTATGTAACATGGAAAACGTTGACCCAGTAGGGATTCATACTGGTGACTCAATCGTTGTAGCACCAACGCAAACACTGTCGGATCGAGAAAACCAAATGCTACGTAATATATCATTAGATATTATTCGTGCACTTAAAATTGAAGGTGGCTGTAACGTACAGCTAGCACTTGATCCATATAGCTTTAATTACTATGTGATCGAAGTAAATCCACGTGTCTCTCGTTCATCTGCATTAGCATCAAAAGCAACAGGCTATCCAATTGCTAAGCTAGCAGCTAAAATTGCAGTAGGCTTAACGTTAGATGAAATTAAAAACCCTGTAACAGGATCAACATATGCTTGCTTTGAGCCTGCACTGGACTATATCGTAGCTAAAATTCCTCGCTGGCCATTCGATAAATTCGAATCTGCTAAACGTAATCTTGGTACGCAAATGAAAGCTACTGGTGAAGTAATGGCGTTAGGTCGTACTTTTGAGGAAGCTATGCTAAAAGCGGTTCGTTCTCTTGAGACAGGTCAAGTACACTTAGAGTTAAAACATGCTGAGGAAAATTCAGATTCTTGGATTGAAAAACGTATCCGCAAAGCTGGGGATGAGCGTCTATTCTTCATCGGTGAAGCTTTACGCCGAGGTGTAACAATTGAGCAAATTCATGAATGGTCAGCAATCGATCTATTCTTCTTAAATAAATTTAAAAATATCGTGGATATGGAACAAACGCTTGCTGATAATAAGAATGACAAAGAAGTACTACGAACAGCTAAACGTTTAGGCTTTGCAGATAAGAAAATTGCTGAGCTTTGGGAAACTACAGCAGAAGATCTTTACGCTTATCGTAAAGAGCATGGCATTATTCCAGTCTATAAAATGGTCGATACATGTGCAGCAGAATTTGAATCAGAAACACCATATTTCTATGGGACATATGAAGATGAAAATGAATCGATTAAGTCAGAAAAACCTTCTGTTGTGGTACTTGGTTCAGGTCCAATCCGCATCGGCCAAGGGGTAGAATTCGACTATGCCACTGTACACTCAGTATGGGCGATTCAAGAAGCGGGCTATGAAGCCATCATTATCAACTCAAATCCAGAAACAGTGTCAACAGACTTCTCGATTTCTGATAAATTATACTTCGAGCCATTAACAATTGAGGATGTAATGCATATTATCGACTTAGAACAACCAATTGGAGTTGTTGTTCAATTTGGTGGTCAAACGGCTATCAACCTTGCTGATAAATTAGCTGCAAATGGCGTAAAAATCCTAGGCACATCTTTAGAGGATATTGACCGTGCAGAAAATCGAGATAAATTTGAGCAGGCTCTACGTGAATTAGATATTCCACAACCTCAGGGAGAAACAGCAGTTTCTACAGAGGAAGCTCTTGTCATTGGTGAGCGTCTAGGCTTCCCAGTACTTGTTCGCCCTTCTTATGTACTTGGCGGACGTGCAATGGAAATTGTTTATAACCAAGAAGAATTACAGCACTATATGGAAAACGCGGTAGAGGCATCTCCAGATCATCCAGTATTAGTAGACCGTTACTTAACAGGACAGGAAATTGAAGTAGATGCTATCTGTGACGGTGAAAATGTGTTAATTCCAGGAATTATGGAGCATATCGAGCGTGCAGGAGTTCACTCTGGTGACTCGATCTCTGTTTACCCACCGCAAAAATTAACACAAGTACAAAAAGATACATTAGTTGACTATACAACTCGTCTTGCGAAGGGGCTAGGCATCATCGGCTTAATGAATATCCAATATGTGATTTCACAAAACGAAGTATTTGTCATCGAGGTGAATCCACGTTCATCACGTACAGTACCGTTCCTAAGTAAAATTACAAATATCCCAATGGCTAATATTGCAACAAAAGCAATCCTAGGCAAATCCATTGTAGAGCAAGGCTATCCAACAGGCTTAGCAGCTGAGCAAAAAGGCGTATTTGTTAAAGTACCAGTGTTCTCATTCGCTAAATTACGTCGTGTAGACATTACATTAGGACCTGAAATGAAATCTACTGGTGAGGTAATGGGGAAAGATGCAACATTAGAAAAAGCTCTTTATAAAGGCTTAGTTGCAGCAGGTATGGAAATTCGAACTGAAGGTACAGTATTATTCACTGTATCTGATAAAGATAAAGAAGAAGCAATCGCATTAGCAAAACGTTTCTCAACAGTAGGGTATCGCATTGTAGCTACTGAAGGTACAGCAAAAGCATTTGAAGCAGCAGGCGTACGCACAGATGTTGTCGGCAAGATTGGCGCGAAAGGACAAACATTGATTGACCTTATCCAAAATGGGGAAGCTCAGCTTGTTGTCAACACATTAACAAAAGGGAAGCAACCAGCTCGTGACGGCTTCCGAATTCGTCGTGAATCTGTAGAAAACGGCGTACCTTGTCTAACATCTTTAGATACGGCAGAAGCAATGGTACGTGTCATCGAATCCATGACATTTACAGCAGAAGAAATGCCAAAAGCGGAGGTAGTACACTAA